In one Alnus glutinosa chromosome 12, dhAlnGlut1.1, whole genome shotgun sequence genomic region, the following are encoded:
- the LOC133852550 gene encoding uncharacterized protein LOC133852550 — protein sequence MAMRQKEDESLKDYVVRFNQAKLTVDNPTKKMVYAALYQGLWVEGPLMSEIALNHPENLADLTDVIEKYVNQEETLAALRESQKQKISESSHLGKKEKAQKEEKRTETKKTMEPAKYYQFSIDEWTPLNSPINEVLMEIKRDPQYERPYPIHNKYVKEENRNKFCAFHDARGHVTEECRNLRILIEKFIKNEKLLRFIADNWGQPRQN from the coding sequence ATGGCGATGCGCCAAAAGGAGGACGAGTCTTTGAAGGATTATGTGGTCCGATTCAATCAAGCAAAGCTCACAGTTGATAACCCAACCAAGAAGATGGTTTATGCTGCCCTTTATCAAGGATTGTGGGTGGAGGGGCCCTTGATGTCCGAGATTGCTCTCAATCATCCTGAGAATTTGGCCGACCTCACGGATGTGATTGAGAAGTATGTAAACCAAGAGGAAACCCTAGCAGCTTTGAGGGAGTCCCAGAAGCAGAAGATTTCGGAGTCAAGCCATCTcgggaagaaagaaaaggcccAGAAGGAGGAAAAACGGACCGAGACAAAAAAAACAATGGAGCCTGCGAAGTATTACCAATTCTCAATAGACGAGTGGACTCCCTTGAACTCTCCCATTAATGAGGTATTGATGGAAATCAAGAGAGATCCGCAGTACGAGAGGCCTTATCCCATTCACAATAAGTATGTGAAAGAAGAGAATAGAAACAAATTCTGCGCGTTTCATGATGCTCGAGGCCATGTCACCGAGGAGTGCAGAAATCTCAGAATCTTGATCGAGAAGttcatcaaaaatgaaaaactacTCCGTTTCATAGCAGACAACTGGGGCCAGCCTCGGCAGAATTAG